One Candidatus Binataceae bacterium genomic region harbors:
- a CDS encoding DUF4412 domain-containing protein, whose amino-acid sequence MKRLLLLITAILTLGWVTLSWAGVVITQQTVTDAINGHHTSQRTLMIQGKMQKTVMNRQVILINLTNNTMTLLDPDHKTYLQMPFPPKRMAAAMQSVNGMAPNLKKTGVSKTIAGYRCYEYKGAGSSAMGEYTVSGCFAPKAPGASEYDAFSRALSRRLRASSVATMSHPDGIPLTMVTTTKITNFSMLGLNPQQAQAMAQQMAGRPPAKSTMITTAIDMRDLPASTFEIPSDYTKTSMPPMSGSRMGGPLMMAPPRGPAAAPTPYRGE is encoded by the coding sequence ATGAAGCGCTTGCTTTTACTGATCACTGCCATTTTGACGTTGGGGTGGGTCACTCTAAGCTGGGCCGGAGTGGTTATCACCCAGCAGACGGTCACCGACGCCATCAATGGCCATCACACCAGCCAACGTACCTTGATGATTCAGGGCAAGATGCAAAAGACCGTGATGAATCGTCAAGTCATCCTGATCAATCTCACCAACAACACCATGACCTTGCTTGACCCCGACCATAAGACCTATCTGCAGATGCCGTTTCCGCCCAAGCGCATGGCGGCCGCGATGCAAAGTGTCAACGGTATGGCGCCCAATCTTAAGAAGACCGGCGTGAGCAAAACCATCGCGGGCTACCGCTGTTATGAATACAAGGGCGCTGGCTCTTCGGCGATGGGCGAGTACACGGTAAGCGGCTGTTTTGCTCCCAAGGCTCCTGGCGCCAGCGAGTACGACGCCTTCAGCCGCGCGCTCTCGCGCCGGCTCAGGGCAAGCTCGGTGGCCACCATGTCGCATCCCGACGGCATTCCACTGACCATGGTCACCACGACCAAGATTACCAACTTCTCGATGCTGGGGCTCAATCCTCAGCAGGCGCAAGCGATGGCGCAGCAAATGGCGGGTCGTCCGCCGGCCAAGAGCACCATGATCACCACCGCTATCGACATGCGTGATTTGCCCGCCAGCACTTTCGAGATTCCCAGCGACTACACCAAGACCAGCATGCCGCCGATGAGCGGTTCGAGGATGGGCGGACCGCTGATGATGGCGCCGCCGCGGGGACCCGCCGCCGCTCCCACGCCCTATCGCGGCGAGTAG